One window from the genome of Oryctolagus cuniculus chromosome 1, mOryCun1.1, whole genome shotgun sequence encodes:
- the LOC100353400 gene encoding olfactory receptor 5M5-like, which translates to MKMKIVPRHNGTEATEFILLGLTSRPELQPILFVVFLLIYLITLTGNLGMITLIRVTPRLQTPMYFFLTHLACVDIFYSTNVSPQMLVNFLSKKKTISYTGCLAQCFVFVTLLLTEYYMLGAMAYDRYMAICNPLHYSSKMSKPVCICLVTVPYLWGSTVATMQVILTSRLSFCGPNTINHFYCADPPLLMLTCSDTYIKQTALFVSAGINLTGSLLIILISYVLIFITILRIRSSEGQRKAFSTCGSHLTAVTMFYGSLFCMYLRPANERSVEQGKIVAVFCIFVSPMLNPFIYSLRNKDVKQAMRRVFSGRFGRMKSSIVTVSQ; encoded by the coding sequence ATGAAGATGAAAATAGTTCCCAGACACAATGGCACTGAGGCGACAGAGTTCATTCTGCTGGGACTGACCAGCAGGCCTGAGCTGCAGCCCATCCTTTTTGTGGTGTTTCTGCTGATTTATCTCATCACCCTGACCGGGAACTTGGGGATGATTACTCTAATCAGAGTCACTCCCCGGCTGCAAACCCCCATGTATTTTTTCCTCACCCATTTAGCATGTGTGGACATATTCTATTCCACCAATGTTTCTCCTCAAATGCTTGTCAACTTCTTATCTAAGAAGAAGACCATTTCCTACACTGGGTGTCTGGCCCAGTGTTTTGTTTTCGTGACTCTACTCCTTACTGAGTATTACATGCTTGGCGCCATGGCCTATGACAGGTACATGGCCATTTGCAATCCCCTTCATTATTCCAGCAAAATGTCCAAGCCGGTTTGCATCTGTCTGGTCACTGTCCCCTACCTGTGGGGATCTACAGTGGCCACAATGCAGGTAATATTGACGTCTCGTTTGTCGTTTTGTGGACCCAACACCATCAACCATTTCTACTGCGCTGATCCACCCCTCTTAATGCTGACATGTTCTGACACATACATAAAGCAAACTGCACTGTTTGTGTCAGCAGGAATTAACCTCACAGGTTCACTGCTCATCATCCTCATCTCCTACGTGTTGATTTTCATCACCATTCTGAGGATCCGTTCCAGTGAAGGACAGCGcaaagccttctccacctgtggttcCCACCTGACAGCTGTCACTATGTTCTATGGGTCCCTGTTCTGTATGTATCTGAGACCAGCAAATGAGCGATCTGTCGAGCAAGGGAAAATCGTGgcagtgttttgtatttttgtgagTCCCATGCTGAATCCAtttatctacagcctgaggaacaaggATGTGAAACAGGCTATGAGAAGAGTGTTTTCGGGAAGGTTTGGTAGAATGAAAAGTTCAATAGTTACAGTTtcccaataa